From Plasmodium yoelii strain 17X genome assembly, chromosome: 11, a single genomic window includes:
- a CDS encoding ferredoxin--NADP reductase, putative → MKRQVVFSFSFSFSFLFLFLFLFLFSFSFSFSFSNASKNVLSYETLNNNVNKYTFLKTNRYKKKCTQRRYSQKEANKYTNLYTVKNPLKCKVINKIKLVRENAKHMVYNLEINHNGLFKYIEGQSCGIIPYYSETDNECNNTKIENDVNCEKNDVNCEKNDVNCEKNDVNCEKNNVNCEKNNVKRKKCARLYSISSSNSYNLSVAIRIHKYEENVNEIKNIKYGYCSGYIENIKKNDDIYLTGAHGNFILSNNIIENNINLILIGTGTGISPFISFLKKLLIYDENNTIKKNTYSGFIHLFYGVYNEDSILYLNELEKFKKLYPNNLHIHYVFSANKKLDGSSFYVQDEIFRKKDEFFHLFNNYQTELYICGHKAIKQQIMNILKSDQNFDASKKKRVHVEVY, encoded by the coding sequence ATGAAGCGCCAGGTTGTATTCTCATTCTCATTTTCATTctcatttttgtttttatttttatttttatttttattttcattttcgttttcattttcattttcaaacGCAAGCAAAAATGTGTTGAGCTATGAAACATTAAATAACAAcgttaataaatatacatttttgaaAACAAAtcgatataaaaaaaaatgcacacAAAGAAGATATAGTCAAAAAGAAGCAaacaaatatacaaatttatatacagTTAAGAATCCACTTAAATGTAAAgtgataaataaaataaaattagttAGAGAGAATGCAAAACATATGGTATATAATCTTGAAATAAACCACAACGGgctttttaaatatatagaagGACAATCATGTGGGATAATTCCATATTACTCTGAAACAGATAATGAAtgtaataatacaaaaattgaaaatgatgtaaattgtgaaaaaaatgatgtaaattgtgaaaaaaatgatgtaaattgtgaaaaaaatgatgtaaattgtgaaaaaaataatgtaaattgtgaaaaaaataatgttaaaagaaaaaaatgtgcAAGGCTATATTCTATATCTTCAAGCAATTCTTATAATTTATCGGTTGCGATACGAATACATaaatatgaagaaaatgtaaatgaaataaaaaatataaaatatggataCTGTTCAggttatatagaaaatataaaaaaaaatgatgatatatatttaactggGGCACAtggaaattttattttatctaataatattattgaaaataatataaatttaattttaattggAACAGGAACTGGAATATCTCCATTTATaagttttttaaaaaaattattaatatatgatgaaaataatacaataaaaaaaaatacatattcaggttttatacatttattttatgggGTTTATAATGAAGattcaattttatatttaaatgaattagaaaaatttaaaaaattatatcctAATAATTTACACATACATTATGTTTTCTCtgctaataaaaaattagatGGTTCTTCATTTTATGTACAAGATgaaatatttagaaaaaaagacgaattttttcatttatttaataattatcaAACAGAGCTTTATATATGTGGGCATAAAGCAATAAAACAACAAATTATGAACATTCTAAAAAGCGATCAAAATTTTGATgcttcaaaaaaaaaaagagttCATGTTGAAGTTTATTag
- a CDS encoding EGF-like membrane protein, putative — MIIYSKFNIIIILLVYFYNKITTILCINCENHECKNDCYVLSNDKQLCLCNENEKGIHCKETWNVCEQDCNINNTTESCSVALCKQGACIPTANKPYYKCECGDFFQGANCEIENNPCSFQETNPCLNGKCIFITKLNRVICECNNGWTQKNQQNPSMLPWGKQTVEVSPPCDEPLKKGLSQYVIHYTPATYTMWWLVYIISVLVLFLCCCNMCFSFFSNSILSYFSIFNKKNS; from the exons ATGATCATATATTCaaaattcaatataataataatattgctCGTATATTTTTACAACAAAATTACAActatattatgtataaacTGTGAGAATCATGAGTGTAAAAATGATTGTTATGTCTTAAGTAATGATAAACAACTATGTTTAtgtaatgaaaatgaaaaggGGATACATTGCAAAGAGACATGGAATGTTTGCGAACAAGACTGTAATATAAACAACACAACTGAATCTTGCTCTGTTGCATTATGTAAGCAAG GAGCATGCATACCCACAGCAAACAAACCTTATTATAAATGTGAGTGTGGTGATTTTTTTCAAGGCGCAAATTGtgaaatagaaaataatcCATGTTCATTTCAAGAAACAAATCCATGTTTAAATGGcaaatgtatttttattacaaaattGAATAGAGTTATTTGTGAATGTAATAATGGGTGGACACAAAAAAACCAACAAAATCCATCTATGCTACCATGGGGGAAACAAACAGTAGAGGTTTCACCTCCTTGTGATG AACCATTAAAAAAAGGGTTATCACAATATGTAATTCATTATACTCCAG CAACATATACAATGTGGTGGcttgtatatataatcagTGTATTGGTCTTATTCCTATGCTGTTGTAATATGtgttttagttttttttcaaattcaatattaagttatttttcaatatttaataaaaaaaatagctaa
- a CDS encoding superoxide dismutase [Fe], putative, whose translation MPFFTFFLILFYVTCMGKQECMKEGSNFKSSIKLNYLIFKGISLSNSRLIHTKLTKTNDSMYETWGVIPMWNAKPFSLMKLPFNPQEMKPFLSEESIKYHYSKHHVAYIKNLNDFATKHPELKNMSLEEIMQKYDGPIYNNAAQIFNHNFFWLGLKSNGEGKPYGEIKKKIEESFISFENFKEQFTKEASSHFGSGWIWLVIKEHKLKIYQGHDAECPIKHQIGHPILALDVWEHAYYVDYKNSRNDYIKEWFSKINWDFANYNLSIVN comes from the exons atgcctttttttacattttttttgatcCTCTTTTATGTTACATGTATGGGAAAACAGGAATGTATGAAAG agGGTTCGAATTTTAAAAGTTCtatcaaattaaattatttaattttcaaAGGAATTTCATTATCAAACTCTAGACTTATTCATACAAAATTAACCAAAACAAATGATAGCATGTATGAAACATGGGGAGTAATACCTATGTGGAATGCAAAACCCTTTTCATTAATGAAACTTCCATTt aaTCCTCAAGAAATGAAACCATTTTTGAGTGAAGAGTCAATTAAGTATCATTACAGTAAACACCATGTTgcttatataaaaaatttaaatg ATTTTGCAACAAAACATCCTGAGTTAAAGAATATGTCTTTAGAGG AAATAATGCAAAAATACGATGGACCAATTTATAATAACGCAG cTCAGATATTTAATCATAACTTTTTTTGGTTGGGACTGAAAAGCAATGGAGAGGGAAAACCATATggagaaataaaaaaaaaaattgaagagtcctttatttcttttgaaaattttaaagaACAATTCACAAAGGAGGCATCAA gTCATTTTGGAAGTGGTTGGATTTGGCTAGTAATCAAAGaacataaattaaaaatttatcaaGGACATGATGCCGAATGTCCAATTAAGCATCAAATTGGCCATCCAATACTAGCACTAG ACGTATGGGAACATGCATATTATGTGgattataaaaattctagaaatgattatataaaag aatGGTTTTCCAAAATAAATTGGGATTTTGccaattataatttatcaatTGTAAATTAA
- a CDS encoding transcription/splicing factor — translation MHYDPLVALSTLSPIEKLSDENSKKKSRWGNNASNSLENKIVPSRWGDENYKPYLPLPFVDYPPGLTPSQLDQFLREQRYDELTKKLNKGELEYVDPDIRPPSPPPIYDKNGNRINTREARIKNSMIEEHHRLIEYLLKHVEGFVAPSNYKPIKKIRKIEIPIDKYPDYNFMGLIIGPRGCNHKRLEAESGAQISIRGKGTQKEGKRTDHQTDIEANMPKHVHISADNEECVEKAVTLITPLLDPTHPLHDEFKKKGLEQLALVNGINLNQLETQRCAMCNSTTHLTHECPENMNIQNFKKPEIKCNLCGDHGHITLDCKLAKQNNIMKNNFDASNIPAPPPDDGMSPTSFDRKNNHPYINKQDKTKMDIEYQKMMSELNKDSGSTTTASNNNQKGNTKNSGNNFPASGLVNNITGNINDDYAFHPNSNNFSDTTNSKNNNTNNYSNNNNMMPQMNIKNMNNPNFIPLGKGNNSFNDDLKNVNQQNYYDNYNTKTGINDNEQNFNANMNYQGMSNIPLNHSLPMLPNFFNFSPFMNNAFPQNGALPYPNPQQMPLDPMYMQAFPGWPQIPMNYSEDLLAHAAAPDTNPPPLPSENGNAQEETNDM, via the exons atgcattacGACCCATTAGTAGCtttatctacattatcaCCAATTGAAAAATTGTCTGatgaaaattcaaaaaaaaaatcaagatGGGGAAATAATGCAAGTAATtctttagaaaataaaattgttcCAAGTAGATGGGGagatgaaaattataaaccaTATTTGCCATTGCCATTTGTAGATTATCCCCCAGGTTTAACACCTTCACAATTAGATCAATTTTTAAGAGAACAAAGATATGAtgaattaacaaaaaaattaaataaaggaGAGTTAGAATATGTCGACCCAGATATAAGACCTCCATCACCTCCACCtatttatgataaaaatggaaatagaATAAATACAAGAGAAGCcagaattaaaaatagtatGATTGAAGAACATCATAGATTAattgaatatttattaaaacatgtTGAAGGTTTTGTAGCCCCTTCTAATTATAAAcctattaaaaaaattcgTAAAATTGAAATTCCAATTGATAAATATCCagattataattttatgggATTAATAATTGGACCCAGAGGATGTAATCATAAAAGATTAGAAGCAGAAAGTGGGGCACAAATAAGTATAAGAGGCAAAGGTACACAAAAAGAAGGAAAAAGAACAGACCATCAAACAGATATTGAAGCTAATATGCCTAAACATGTTCATATATCAGCAGATAATGAAGAATGTGTTGAAAAAGCAGTAACATTAATAACACCATTATTAGATCCTACACATCCATTACAtgatgaatttaaaaaaaaagggtTAGAACAATTAGCATTAGTAAATGGAATCAATTTAAATCAATTAGAAACACAAAGATGTGCAATGTGTAATTCAACAACACATTTAACACATGAATGCCcagaaaatatgaatatacaaaattttaaaaaaccaGAAATTAAATGTAATTTATGTGGTGACCATGGTCATATAACACTTGATTGTAAATTAgctaaacaaaataatattatgaaaaataattttgatgcATCAAATATACCTGCACCACCACCTGACGATGGAATGTCACCGACTTCATTTGACAGAAAAAATAATCACccttatataaataaacaagataaaacaaaaatggatattgaatatcaaaaaatgatGAGCGAATTAAACAAAGATAGTGGTAGTACTACTACTGCTAGCAATAATAATCAAAAAGGAAACACAAAAAACAGTGGAAATAACTTTCCTGCAAGTGGTCTCGTAAATAATATTACTGGcaatataaatgatgatTATGCATTTCATCCAAattctaataatttttcagATACAacaaatagtaaaaataataatactaacaattatagtaataataataatatgatgcCACAAatgaacataaaaaatatgaacaatcCTAATTTTATTCCATTAGGAAAAGGTAATAATTCATTTAAtgatgatttaaaaaatgttaaccaacaaaattattatgataattataacACAAAAACGGGtataaatgataatgaacaaaatttTAATGCAAATATGAATTATCAAGGGATGAGCAATATACCGTTAAATCATTCACTACCAATGTTAccaaatttttttaatttttctccATTTATGAATAATGCTTTTCCTCAAAATGGTGCATTACCATATCCCAATCCTCAGCAAATGCCTTTGGACCCCATGTACATGCAGGCCTTTCCTG GATGGCCACAAATTCCTATGAACTATTCAGAAGATTTATTGGCACATGCCGCTGCCCCTGATACAAACCCACCACCTCTTCCATCAGAAAATGGGAATGCCCAAGAAGAAACAAATGATATGTAG
- a CDS encoding helicase, translating into MIKDIRKCFLNLYIKKINKEYYQNNVNFLILEQCRRNISNNNNNIYFEKINEEYRKAQHYVMLNENEILKIRNILIKIINEKELIRNVIHRYNIPIFFLQDMDVRNHFLNTIKNDKNNLIKLRELITKDVDTNCCSNGCIGDTRNVKVNEENGQIVNNNVHVNFSLDHKIEEEKINEFEQVSDKCYLNSYETLLNIFQNFIKRNYHKQWIFYEHIKKLCDFTEINEIRKKKNNLNRKLYLYVGPTNSGKTHEAFNKFIDSKNGLYCSPLRLLTWEIHKKLLNLKKNANLLTGQEIIKKANNTHTVCTIEMTPLNEKYDCAIIDEIQMINNSIRGYAWTHVLMNLKCEEIYLCGSEHIVNLIKELSDILHDQVIIKRFKRLNKLKLEENVQALDDVKTGDCIISFSRNNIMLLKTKLEKLNKRVFVIYGTLPPESKKKQIELFNYYCKQTKNDCDNIKLKKNNDEENIKNEIYHIENYNHGNQKKETVLVATDVIGMGLNIKIRRIIFYSLKKYDGDIIRYLNVSEILQIAGRAGRFDKNDSENSSDGFVTCVNFEDMNILKNIFKNKNVKKLIGNDDENYYELHNANETNDSNNLIDQYIGNIPCDKLLDNINSNRILYEQIENMDKYGDDDDDDDINNRENPASQNNFDNKKKNINTTLRAGYFPNFDTIEKLSKILEFEYKAKIELYEILQILIDYLKLNDSYFFLTKNYNQIIFIAKFLKNINIDKNILFIYTISPVNINNIIMINILRTFIMSHSILGYVDFFECINADMLSMLNYVGDNKNCNLPNDANIDSKNNYYFNNDYKQPCGNEKINCNSNGNGNGNGNGNGNGNFTYEALYNSPNIMSPDLKDAQNDNFQINNNLFPFFSKLINPMFMNLHNNAHTELKYQVCAKNDTENVGFDEFIKVLEFYYEIIDLYCWLYTKFPSIYKNIKMVNDLKKKFSNQIVNLLAKPLNKEEGY; encoded by the coding sequence atgataaaagATATTCGAAAATGCTTTTTAAatctttatataaaaaaaatcaataaaGAGTATTAccaaaataatgtaaatttCTTAATCTTAGAACAATGTCGAAGAAATataagtaataataataataatatatattttgaaaaaataaatgaagaatATAGAAAAGCGCAACATTATGTAATgctaaatgaaaatgaaatattaaaaataagaaatattttgattaaaattataaatgaaaaGGAATTAATTCGAAATGTTATTCATCGTTATAATATTCCCATATTCTTTCTGCAAGATATGGATGTGCGAAATCATTTTTTGAATACAATTAAAaacgataaaaataatttaattaaattaagaGAGTTAATTACAAAAGATGTAGATACAAATTGTTGTAGTAATGGATGTATTGGTGATACTCGTAATGTAAAAGTgaatgaagaaaatggacAAATTGTTAATAACAATGTTCatgttaatttttctttAGATCATAAaatagaagaagaaaaaattaaCGAATTTGAGCAAGTAAGCGATAAATGTTATTTAAATTCATATGAAACACTTTTAaacatttttcaaaattttataaaaagaaattatCACAAACAATggatattttatgaacatataaaaaaattatgcgATTTTAccgaaataaatgaaattagaaaaaagaaaaataacttaaatagaaaattatatctttatgTTGGACCAACAAATAGTGGAAAAACACATGAAGCtttcaataaatttattgATTCAAAAAACGGGTTATATTGTTCCCCTTTAAGATTATTAACATGggaaatacataaaaaattattaaatttaaaaaaaaatgcaaatttATTAACAGGTCaggaaataattaaaaaagcTAATAACACACACACTGTGTGCACAATTGAAATGACCCcattaaatgaaaaatatgattgtGCAATAATTGATGAAATACAAATGATTAATAATAGTATACGTGGTTATGCATGGACTCATGtattaatgaatttaaaatgtGAAGAAATATATCTTTGTGGTAGTGAACATATtgttaatttaattaaagaATTATCAGACATTTTACATGACCAAGTCATAATAAAACGATTTAAACGACtgaacaaattaaaattagAAGAAAATGTACAGGCATTAGATGATGTTAAAACAGGTGATTGTATAATAAGTTTTTCACGAAATAACATAATGCTACTAAAAACAAAACTTGAAAAACTTAATAAACGGGTTTTTGTAATTTATGGAACTTTACCCCctgaatcaaaaaaaaaacaaatagaattatttaattattattgtaaACAAACCAAAAATGAttgtgataatataaaattgaaaaaaaataatgatgaggaaaatataaaaaatgaaatatatcatatagaAAATTACAATCATGGAAATCAGAAAAAAGAAACTGTTTTAGTAGCAACTGATGTTATTGGAATGGGactaaatattaaaataagaagaattatattttattcactaaaaaaatatgatggtGATATTATTCGATATTTAAATGTATCCGAAATATTACAAATAGCAGGAAGAGCTGGAAgatttgataaaaatgattcaGAAAATTCGAGTGATGGTTTTGTTACATGTGTAAATTTTGAagatatgaatattttaaaaaatatttttaaaaataaaaatgtcaaaaaattaattggtaatgatgatgaaaattattatgaatTACATAACGCAAATGAAACTAAtgattcaaataatttgatCGATcaatatattggtaatataCCATGTGATAAGTTAttggataatataaattctaacagaatattatatgaacagatagaaaatatggataaatatggtgatgatgatgatgatgatgatataaataatagagAAAATCCAGCTAGccaaaataattttgataataaaaaaaaaaatattaatactaCTTTACGGGCAGGATATTTTCCAAACTTTGACACTATTGAAAAGCTGAGCAAAATATTAGAATTTGAATATAAAGCTAAAATTGAACTATATGAAATATTACAAATATTGAttgattatttaaaattaaatgattcttatttttttttaacaaaaaattataatcaaattatatttattgctaaatttttaaagaatattaatatagataaaaatatactatttatatatacaatatctCCTgtcaatataaataatataattatgataaatattttaagaacATTTATTATGTCACACAGTATATTGGGATATGTTGATTTTTTTGAATGCATAAATGCTGATATGCTTTCGATGCTGAACTATGTtggtgataataaaaattgcaaTTTACCAAATGATGCTAATATTGattctaaaaataattaCTACTTCAATAATGATTATAAACAACCTTGTGggaatgaaaaaataaattgcaATAGTAATGGTAATGGCAATGGTAATGGCAATGGCAATGGCAATGGCAATTTCACTTATGaagctttatataatagcCCAAATATTATGAGTCCCGACTTGAAGGATGCacaaaatgataattttcaaataaataataatttatttccttttttttcaaaattaattaatcCAATGTTTATGAATTTACATAATAACGCACACACTGAACTAAAATATCAAGTGTGTGCAAAAAATGATACAGAAAATGTCGGTTTTGATGAATTTATTAAAGTGTTAGAATTTTATTATGAAATAATCGATTTATATTGCTGgttatatacaaaatttcctagtatatataaaaacataaaaatggtaaatgacttaaaaaaaaagttttcCAATCAAATTGTTAATTTGTTAGCAAAACCATTAAATAAGGAAGAAGGATACTAA
- a CDS encoding ribonuclease H2 subunit A, putative, whose amino-acid sequence MEPIVIDNLYEFGNEEVRLGIDEAGRGPVLGPMVYSGFYCKKEDEKLLKEMKIDDSKKITEHDREKMFYKLNNSKLPFAWRVHILMPQDISAKMLKKEKYNLNEISHDTAISIIQHVLSRGCNLTEVFVDTVGKASVYEEKLQKLFPNIKCVVKEKADSLYPVVSAASICAKVTRDFLIKKWKYEEQIINIDKGFGSGYPGDPVTKNFLKNNFDPIFGFPSIVRFSWSTADTMLENLGEKIEWYDEEESNNSKAMKRKIPFDYSKLQKPLINRSQFYAKNGLDLVSNL is encoded by the coding sequence ATGGAGCCTATAGTTATTGACAATTTATACGAATTTGGGAATGAAGAAGTGAGATTGGGAATTGATGAAGCTGGAAGAGGGCCTGTGTTAGGGCCTATGGTTTATTCCGGTTTTTATTGTAAAAAAGAAGATGagaaattattaaaagaaatgaaaatagATGATTCTAAAAAGATAACCGAACATGATAGagaaaaaatgttttataaattaaataattctaaACTTCCATTTGCATGGAgagtacatatattaatgccACAAGATATCAGTgcaaaaatgttaaaaaaagaaaaatataatttaaatgaaatatcACATGATACAGCCATATCTATAATTCAACATGTTTTAAGTCGAGGTTGTAATTTAACTGAAGTGTTTGTAGACACAGTAGGTAAAGCAAGTGTATATGAAGAgaaattacaaaaattatttccaaatataaaatgtgttGTTAAAGAAAAAGCTGATTCTTTATATCCAGTTGTTAGTGCTGCATCAATATGTGCTAAAGTTACACgtgattttttaataaaaaaatggaaatatgaagaacaaattattaatatagacAAAGGATTTGGATCAGGATATCCAGGAGATCCAGTAACTaagaattttttaaaaaataatttcgaTCCGATTTTTGGATTTCCAAGTATTGTACGTTTTAGTTGGTCAACTGCTGATACTATGTTGGAAAATTTAGGAGAAAAAATTGAATGGTATGATGAGGAGGAAAGTAATAATTCAAAAGCtatgaaaagaaaaattcCTTTTGATTATAGCAAATTACAAAAACCTTTAATTAATAGATCACAATTTTATGCAAAAAATGGACTAGATCTTGTTAGCAATTTATAA
- a CDS encoding hexokinase, putative, producing MSEYNLKKDDDSPFYKLDTIKCEVPINSEFNDRINKFVNQLRISYGTLEEFVDNFVYELKKGLEAHRRHPNLWIPHECSFKMLDSCISDIPTGQERGTYYAIDFGGTNFRAVRASLDGNGKIKRDQETYSLKFTGTFSHEKGLLDKHATASQLFDHFAERIKYIMGEFNDLDDNNEKSVGFTFSFPCTSPSINCSILIDWTKGFETGRATNDPVEGRDVCKLMNDAFIRSSVPAKVSCVVNDAVGTLMSCAYQKGKSAPPCYIGIILGTGSNGCYYEPDWKKYKYSGKIINIELGNFDKDLPLSPIDLVMDWYSANRSRQLFEKMISGAYLGEIVRRFMVNVLQSASSKKMWQSDSFNSESGSVVLNDTTPDFRECKKIAKQTWDMDFTDEQIYALRKICEAVYNRSAALAAAAIAAIAKRIKIIEHSKFSCGVDGSLFVKNAWYCNRLKEHLRVILADKAENLIIIPADDGSGKGAAITAAVVSLSSNMKQLP from the coding sequence atgagtgaatataatttaaagaAAGATGATGATTCTCCGTTTTATAAATTGGATACAATAAAATGTGAAGTTCCAATAAATTCTGAATTTAACGATAGGATTAATAAGTTTGTTAATCAATTACGAATATCTTATGGAACATTAGAAGAGTTTGTTGATAATTTTGtttatgaattaaaaaaaggttTAGAAGCACATCGTAGACATCCAAATTTATGGATCCCACATGAATGTAGTTTTAAAATGTTAGATTCATGTATTTCTGATATACCAACAGGGCAAGAAAGAGGAACTTATTATGCTATTGATTTTGGAGGTACAAATTTTCGAGCAGTAAGAGCATCATTAGAtggaaatggaaaaataaaaagagatCAAGAAACTTATAGTTTAAAATTTACTGGTACATTTTCACATGAAAAGGGTTTATTAGATAAACATGCAACTGCTTCTCAATTATTTGACCATTTTGCTGAAaggataaaatatattatgggtgaatttaatgatttggatgataataatgaaaagaGTGTTGGATTTACATTTTCATTTCCATGTACTTCACCATCTATTAACTGTTCTATTTTAATTGATTGGACAAAAGGTTTTGAAACAGGAAGAGCAACTAACGACCCAGTCGAAGGTCGAGATGTTTGCAAATTAATGAATGATGCTTTTATTCGATCTAGTGTTCCTGCAAAAGTTTCATGTGTTGTGAATGATGCAGTAGGAACACTAATGTCATGTGCATATCAAAAAGGTAAATCTGCTCCACCATGTTATATCGGAATTATTTTAGGAACAGGTTCTAATGGTTGTTATTATGAACCAGATTGgaagaaatataaatattcaggtaaaattattaatatagaattaGGAAATTTTGATAAAGATTTACCATTATCTCCAATAGATTTAGTCATGGATTGGTATTCAGCTAATAGAAGCAGAcaattatttgaaaaaatgaTATCTGGAGCATATTTAGGTGAAATTGTTCGAAGATTTATGGTTAATGTTTTACAAAGCGCATCATCTAAAAAGATGTGGCAATCTGATAGTTTTAATTCTGAATCAGGTAGTGTTGTTTTAAATGATACAACTCCTGATTTTCGtgaatgtaaaaaaatagctaAACAAACATGGGATATGGATTTTACAGATGAACAAATTTATGCATTAAGAAAAATATGTGAAGCTGTTTATAATCGATCAGCAGCATTAGCAGCTGCTGCTATAGCTGCCATAGCAAAAAGAATCAAAATTATTGAACACTCAAAATTCTCATGTGGTGTTGATGGCTCATTATTTGTAAAAAACGCATGGTATTGTAATAGATTAAAAGAACATTTAAGAGTTATTTTAGCTGACAAAGCTGAAAATCTTATTATCATACCAGCGGATGATGGTTCTGGTAAAGGAGCAGCTATCACTGCAGCTGTCGTTTCGCTGTCTAGCAACATGAAGCAGCTCCCATAA